One window of Bactrocera tryoni isolate S06 chromosome 2, CSIRO_BtryS06_freeze2, whole genome shotgun sequence genomic DNA carries:
- the LOC120768555 gene encoding heat shock protein 27, giving the protein MPIHWDYDWDWPHDHFWHWPSTRLWPFDSFSYHARCPTSRRWKSTFTHHNYDVDVCARDWHMHHWSDDGPWCHRSCLASRVAIETGDEPDSNGKGTFKVVIDVHHFRDDELVLKVRNNDTVILAGKQKDDRGEKSKFCITREFTRKYKLPRNYDATLAKATRSTDGVLTIIVPPPPPLDDVERLVDIEPTGAYFGTTATTAEKDAKAIENGAAENVENAELTEESEAAGDKSKKARFDSTDESK; this is encoded by the coding sequence ATGCCCATACATTGGGACTATGACTGGGATTGGCCGCACGATCACTTCTGGCACTGGCCATCCACGCGCCTCTGGCCTTTCGATAGCTTCAGCTATCATGCAAGGTGTCCGACATCGCGTCGCTGGAAGTCGACCTTCACACATCACAACTACGATGTGGATGTGTGTGCGCGCGACTGGCATATGCATCACTGGTCGGACGATGGACCTTGGTGTCATCGCTCGTGCTTGGCTAGTCGTGTGGCCATCGAGACGGGCGATGAGCCGGACAGCAATGGCAAGGGCACCTTTAAGGTTGTCATCGATGTGCACCATTTCCGCGATGACGAGCTCGTCTTGAAGGTGCGCAACAATGACACCGTTATTTTGGCGGGCAAGCAAAAGGACGACCGCGGTGAGAAGAGTAAATTCTGCATTACACGTGAATTTACGCGCAAATATAAATTACCAAGGAATTACGATGCCACTTTGGCAAAAGCTACGCGTTCCACCGATGGCGTCCTGACAATTATTGtaccaccaccgccaccactGGACGACGTGGAGCGTTTGGTGGATATTGAACCGACCGGCGCTTACTTCGGCACCACTGCCACAACTGCGGAGAAAGACGCCAAGGCTATTGAGAATGGTGCAGCGGAGAATGTGGAAAATGCGGAGCTGACTGAAGAAAGCGAGGCTGCTGGTGATAAATCAAAGAAAGCGCGTTTCGACTCCACAGATGAGTCGAAATGA